GTGGGTCTAAAGGGTCCAAATTAAAATTTTTATATAATATTAATTATAAAGGTTTAAAGAAATAAAAAATTAAAACTTACAAAAGAAAAAATCCAAAATAGTTGCATATTTTATGCACAAAAAACGCTATAGAATGTTATCTTCAAAGGGTAATTTTTTTAAGACATGCAAGTTGACGTTCAAAATACTACTGTTCTTTCATCAGATGGATCATCTATAAAACTTGGTGAGTACTCAGGGGAAGTCATTTTAGTGGTTAACGTAGCTAGTTATTGTGGGAATACTGCTCAGTATGAGGATCTTCAAAAGCTACATGATTTATATTCAAGCAAAGGCCTTAGAATACTCGCATTCCCATGTAATGATTTTGGGAAACAAGAACCGGACACCCTTTCAGAAATAAAAAATTTTTGTACAACTAAATATGGAGTTAAGTTTGAAATATATGAAAAAGTTCATGCTAAAGGTAATACCACTGAACCATACACAACGCTTAACAAGGTTGAACCTGAGGGTGAGGTTGAATGGAATTTCGAGAAGTTTTTAATAGGAAAAGACAGTAAAGTAATTGCAAGATTCAAACCAAGTGTTAAACCCTTTGACGAAAACTTAATCGCAGCTATTGAAGTAGCGTTAGATTCATAAGAATTGCCCTCTAATTCTTATGAAATTTTAAAATAAATAACTTTCAAAGTTAATTAAATAACTTCTCAATCTTTAATCTGATTTTTAACTTCACTTTCTTCTTGTTCCTCTGATTTTAACTCTGACTCAATTGTTTCTTCTTTAACTTCACTTTCTTCTTGTTCCTCTGATTTTAACTCTGACTCAATTGTTTCTTCTTTAACTACACTTTCTTCTTGTTCCTCTGATTTTAACTCTGACTCAATTGTTTCTTCTTTAACTTTTTTAACTCTGACTCAATTGTTTCTTCTTTAACTACACTTTCTTCTTGTTCCTCTGATTTTAACTCTGACTCAATTGTTTCTTCTTTAACTACACTTTCTTCTTGTTCCTCTGATTTTAACTCTGACTCAATTGTTTCTTCTTTAACTACACTTTCTTCTTGTTCCTCTGATTTTAACTCTGACTTTTCTTTTAATTCTAAATTTCCTGAATTCATATTATCTTCTTGTCTTAGTAGGAATTTCAAAAATCCTTTAAATAATAAGAAACCTTTTTCAATTCTTTTAGGACCCAAAATTGAGAGCAAAACAACCAAAATTATGAATATTTCAGGTGAATTCAAACCTAATAGTTTCATAAATTTATATATTCTAATTATGTTTTAGCACACACTAAATATTAAATCTAATTATTCTCAAAATTTGGTAAATAAAGCTCCCTATTTGATGCAATTACACCCTCTTCTTTAAAAAAAATTTCTAGTTCTTTTAAATCATTTATATCTATAAATTCTCCACAGTTTTCTAATATATTATTATGAGTAAATTCCCACAAGTTATCCAAATATTCATCATCGTCAGGAAAAGCTACGAATTTTAAATATGTATTATTTAAAGCATATTCACTAGCAAATTCAGCATCTAATCCTTCCCTTTTAGCATCACAAAATACTTTAGCAAATCTCTTGCCAACTGAAGTTTGAGCACTTGATAAATCTAAATTATCTTGGATCGCTTTTACATTTATTGGAGCAATAAAAATAATTATTGGAAGAAGAATAGATATGATAATAAACAAGAACTAATTCCCTTAAAAATTTCAACTTTAAATAAAGTAGCAAAAAAAGTAATGAATTAGCGACATTTAAGTAAAATCACTTATTAAAAAACTAAACACATAAAAATAACATCAAATACATATAGGAATTTATAATATATAAAAATTAAATACATTTAAGATCATATGTCGTCAAATATAAAGATAAAAGGAAGAGGTGTTACAAGGATAATTAAAAGTAAGGTAATGCTATCACCTTTAGCAGGAGTTACAGATAATGTTTTTAGGAGACTTGTTCGTAAATGGGCTCCTAACTCTTTACTCTTTACAGAAATGATTAATGCCACAAGCCTTAAAAAAGGATTTGGGACTCAAAAAATTAATCAACTTGAGTTAGAAGAAGGTCCAGTAGGAGTACAAATTTTTGACAATAGACCATATGCTGTTTCTGAAGCAGCGAAACAAGCAGAAGACTTTGGAGCTTTTTTAATAGATATAAATATGGGATGTCCCGTAAAAAAAATTGCAAAGAAAGGGGGAGGAAGTGCTTTAATTAAAGACCGTAAACTCGCTATAGAATTAGTAACAAAAGTCGTAAAGGCTGTTAAAGTTCCAGTAACAGTAAAAACACGACTCGGATGGGATAGTAAAGAAGAAAATATAGAGGATTTTTTATTAAAGCTCCAAGATGCAGGAGCAACAATGATTACATTGCATGGAAGAACTAGAAAGCAGGGATTTTCAGGAAAGTCCGATTGGGAGATGATCGGGAGACTAAAAAAATTATTGGGAATTCCAGTAATTGCTAATGGAGATATCAAAAATCCAGAAGATGCCCTTAATTGTTTAAAAAAAACAAATGCTGATGGTGTAATGATAGGACGAGGAATTTTAGGATCACCATGGAAAATAGGTGAAATAGATTATGCTATTAGAGAAATTAAAGATTTTAAAGAACCAAACGCAAAACAAAAATTATGCTTAATTATTGAACATCTTGAAGAATTAATAAAAGAAAAAGGAGATCATGGATTGTTAATAGCCAGGAAACATATTTCCTGGACTTGCAAAGATTTTAAAGGTGCTTCAAATTTACGAAACAGTTTGGTTAGAGCTGTTGATGAAAATGAAGTTAAAAATTTAATAAATAAAATGATTAAAACATTGAATAATTAAAAAAATACATTAGCTTAAAATCAATTTATTATCCATATGAA
The window above is part of the Prochlorococcus marinus CUG1415 genome. Proteins encoded here:
- the dusB gene encoding tRNA dihydrouridine synthase DusB, coding for MSSNIKIKGRGVTRIIKSKVMLSPLAGVTDNVFRRLVRKWAPNSLLFTEMINATSLKKGFGTQKINQLELEEGPVGVQIFDNRPYAVSEAAKQAEDFGAFLIDINMGCPVKKIAKKGGGSALIKDRKLAIELVTKVVKAVKVPVTVKTRLGWDSKEENIEDFLLKLQDAGATMITLHGRTRKQGFSGKSDWEMIGRLKKLLGIPVIANGDIKNPEDALNCLKKTNADGVMIGRGILGSPWKIGEIDYAIREIKDFKEPNAKQKLCLIIEHLEELIKEKGDHGLLIARKHISWTCKDFKGASNLRNSLVRAVDENEVKNLINKMIKTLNN
- a CDS encoding glutathione peroxidase: MQVDVQNTTVLSSDGSSIKLGEYSGEVILVVNVASYCGNTAQYEDLQKLHDLYSSKGLRILAFPCNDFGKQEPDTLSEIKNFCTTKYGVKFEIYEKVHAKGNTTEPYTTLNKVEPEGEVEWNFEKFLIGKDSKVIARFKPSVKPFDENLIAAIEVALDS